In a genomic window of Prosthecobacter sp. SYSU 5D2:
- a CDS encoding DMT family protein — translation MNWAIVKAVCLLSVANVFMTFAWYAHLKDMKARPWFIAAVVSWGIAFFEYALQVPANRIGSTALNLPQLKIIQEVITLTVFVPFVFFYMKQPLKWDYLWAALCMCGAVYFIFRK, via the coding sequence ATGAACTGGGCCATTGTCAAAGCGGTCTGTCTCCTTTCAGTCGCGAATGTCTTCATGACCTTCGCCTGGTATGCGCACCTCAAGGACATGAAGGCCAGGCCGTGGTTCATCGCGGCCGTTGTGAGCTGGGGCATCGCCTTCTTCGAATATGCCCTGCAGGTCCCTGCCAACCGCATCGGCAGCACCGCGCTGAACCTGCCCCAGCTCAAGATCATCCAGGAGGTCATCACGCTGACCGTTTTTGTCCCCTTTGTGTTCTTTTACATGAAGCAGCCCCTGAAGTGGGATTACCTCTGGGCGGCGCTCTGCATGTGCGGGGCGGTTTATTTCATCTTCCGCAAGTGA
- a CDS encoding C4-type zinc ribbon domain-containing protein — protein MLSLHPPGILRHHGGTMLPEITQLLKLQERDQRIRSLQKELKDIPKNEAMAKMQLAGDLAAVEAANLHAKETEVKIKSVELDIATRQNSIKRLHDQQFETRKNDEFQALGHEIKRYEADVRALEDTELEHMETLESAKAVLKAAQAKLAITQERVDEDLKTLAIRAEGVKTRLAAEEAERSTLATPVDTPVLDLYNRLFNKKGDSAVVALINGICAGCHMKVVMGTIQQLRADETITQCESCGRILYLVE, from the coding sequence GTGTTGTCCTTGCACCCGCCCGGCATCCTGCGCCATCATGGCGGCACAATGCTTCCAGAAATCACCCAGCTTCTCAAACTCCAGGAACGGGACCAGCGCATCCGCTCCCTCCAGAAAGAACTCAAGGACATCCCGAAGAACGAGGCCATGGCCAAAATGCAGCTCGCCGGGGATCTGGCCGCCGTGGAAGCCGCGAATCTGCATGCCAAGGAAACCGAGGTGAAAATCAAAAGCGTGGAACTGGACATCGCGACCCGTCAAAATTCCATCAAGCGCCTGCACGATCAGCAGTTTGAGACCCGCAAAAATGACGAGTTCCAGGCGCTCGGTCATGAGATCAAACGCTATGAAGCCGATGTGCGTGCACTGGAAGACACGGAGCTTGAGCACATGGAAACCCTGGAATCCGCCAAAGCCGTGCTCAAAGCAGCACAGGCCAAGCTGGCCATCACCCAGGAGCGTGTGGATGAGGATCTCAAAACCCTCGCCATCCGTGCGGAAGGGGTGAAGACCCGCCTTGCCGCTGAGGAGGCCGAGCGCAGCACCCTCGCCACCCCGGTGGACACCCCCGTGCTGGATCTCTACAACCGCCTGTTTAACAAAAAGGGCGATTCAGCTGTCGTCGCCCTCATCAACGGCATCTGTGCTGGCTGCCACATGAAGGTCGTCATGGGCACCATTCAGCAACTGCGCGCGGATGAAACCATCACCCAATGCGAAAGCTGCGGGCGCATCTTGTATCTGGTGGAGTAA